One region of Quercus lobata isolate SW786 chromosome 2, ValleyOak3.0 Primary Assembly, whole genome shotgun sequence genomic DNA includes:
- the LOC115976211 gene encoding choline monooxygenase, chloroplastic, whose product MMMILKAKNPHFLLQSTKPPNDKTHSNKHKRKSIPSVTACQCLLRNSDAGKLVHEFDPKVPVEKAVTPPSSWYTDPSFFQEELERVFYRGWQAVGCIEHIKDPGDFFTGRLGDVEFLVCRDEKGNIRAFHNVCRHHASLLVSSGTAHKASCFVCPYHAWTYGLDGQLLKATRITGIQNFNVKDFGLIPIKVATWGPFVLLNLDKEISRHEADINTVASEWLGSCSEILSTNGVDSSLSYVCRREYTIECNWKVFCDNYLDGGYHVPYAHKGLASGLQLQSYSTKMYEKVSIQSCEGGSMDRKDDYDRLGSKALYAFIYPNFMINRYGPWMDTNLVLPLGPRKCQVVFDYFLEASLKDDKAFIEKSLEDSEQVQIEDIVLCEGVQRGLESPAYSTGRYAPTVEKAMHHFHSLLRYNLTND is encoded by the exons ATGATGATGATCCTGAAAGCCAAGAACCCCCATTTCCTTCTACAATCCACAAAGCCCCCCAATGATAAAACCCACTCCAACAAACACAAACGCAAATCCATTCCCTCTGTGACTGCGTGTCAGTGTCTCCTCCGCAACTCTGATGCTGGAAAATTGGTCCATGAGTTCGACCCAAAGGTTCCAGTAGAAAAGGCTGTGACACCTCCCAGCTCATGGTACACAGACCCTTCGTTTTTCCAAGAAGAACTGGAGCGTGTCTTCTACAGGGGCTGGCAGGCCGTAGGATGCATTGAACACATAAAGGACCCAGGTGACTTTTTCACAGGCAGATTGGGTGATGTAGAGTTTTTGGTTTGTAGAGATGAAAAGGGAAACATTCGTGCCTTTCACAATGTGTGTCGCCATCACGCCTCTCTCCTTGTCTCATCAGGAACTGCCCACAAAGCCTCTTGCTTTGTCTGCCCTTATCAT GCATGGACGTATGGGTTGGATGGACAGCTTCTTAAGGCAACTAGGATAACAGGAATACAGAATTTCAATGTAAAG GACTTTGGACTTATACCAATAAAAGTAGCTACTTGGGGGCCATTTGTCCTTCTCAACTTAGACAAAGAGATATCTCGGCATGAAGCTGATATTAATACAGTGGCAAGTGAATGGCTTGGTAGCTGTTCAGAGATACTGAGTACCAATGGAGTTGATTCTTCCCTAAGTTATGTCTGTAGACGTGAATACACTATTGAATGTAACTGGAAG GTGTTTTGTGACAACTACTTAGATGGTGGATATCATGTGCCATATGCACATAAAGGCTTAGCATCAGGTCTTCAGCTTCAATCCTATTCCACCAAA ATGTATGAGAAGGTTAGCATTCAAAGTTGTGAAGGTGGCTCGATGGATAGGAAAGATGATTACGATAGACTGGGATCAAAGGCTCTATATGCTTTTATTTATCCAAACTTCATGATCAATAG GTATGGACCTTGGATGGACACCAATCTAGTACTCCCACTAGGACCCAGGAAATGTCAAGTGGTATTTGACTACTTTCTTGAAGCTTCTCTTAAG GATGACAAAGCTTTCATAGAGAAAAGTTTAGAAGATAGTGAACAAGTGCAG ATAGAAGATATTGTGCTATGTGAAGGTGTTCAGAGGGGCCTTGAATCACCAGCATATTCTACTGGCAGATACGCTCCTACAGTAGAGAAGGCCATGCACCATTTCCATAGTCTGCTTCGTTATAACCTAACAAATGATTAA
- the LOC115968327 gene encoding uncharacterized protein LOC115968327 codes for MTDQPIKKSMNKPEAAGRMVQWAIELSQFDIEYHPRTAIKAQALADFIAEFTLPDEDMITNEVDRWTIQTDGSSAQRKGGVGVVITTLDGEVLKYGVQLRFPATNNEAEYEGILTGLRLGRALGAKNLLIQSDSKLVIGQIRGEYEAKEERMQKYVKLKKHLTQEFDVVEFMQIPRSQNMGADEVSKLASSEEGKIVTDLAIEVQKHPSIEEIATFTIQGTDSWMTPIISYLQDGHLPLSTEEAKKIKKRAARFTILNDALYKRGFSMPYLKCVDEEEAKYILEEIHGGICGDHAGPRSLVDAAEIVKRCDKCQRYGNVQRLPAERLMTIASPWPFAQWGMDIVGPLPQGKGQFDRQGFREFCLNLGIKNQFSSPGHPQANGQTEVTNRTLLKIIKTKLDEAKGAWPEELYSVLWAYRTTARTPTGETPFRLTYGTEAVIPVEIGVTSIRRGTFNEGLNDKELRLNLNCLDEVRDNASRKMTKYPKKMAEYNNKRVKLRRLDIGDLVLRKTTTATKDPTQGKLGPTWEGPYRVIHYSRQGSYHLETMDE; via the exons ATGACGGACCAACCaatcaagaaatcaatgaacaagCCCGAAGCTGCAGGAAGAATGGTCCAGTGGGCGATTGAACTTAGTCAATTTGATATTGAATACCATCCCAGAACGGCGATCAAGGCGCAAGCACTGGCggacttcatcgcagagttcacTCTTCCAGACGAAGACATGATTACCAACGAGGTGGACAGATGGACAATACAAACCGATGGTTCGTCAGCTCAGAGGAAggggggagtaggggtcgtCATAACCACCCTCGACGGAGAAGTACTGAAATACGGGGTCCAATTAAGATTCCCggccaccaacaatgaagctgaaTACGAGGGGATACTGACGGGATTGAGGCTTGGAAGGGCACTTGGTGCTAAAAACTTGTTGATTCAAAGTGACTCAAAGCTAGTGATTGGACAGATTAGGGGAGAATAcgaagcaaaggaagaaaggatgcagaaatacGTCAAGCTGAAGAAACATCTGACTCAGGAGTTTGATGTAGTGGAGTTCATGCAGATCCCAAGGAGTCAAAACATGGGGGCTGACGAAGTCTCAAAACTAGCTTCATCAGAAGAAGGGAAAATTGTCACAGATCTGGCAATAGAGGTCCAAAAACACCCCAGCATTGAAGAAATTGCAACATTCACCATCCAGGGCACAGACAGCTGGATGACGCCCATAATATCCTACCTCCAGGACGGGCACCTCCCTCTTAGCACGGAGGAAGctaaaaagatcaagaaaagGGCAGCCAGGTTCACGATCCTTAATGACGCCTTATACAAGAGAGGGTTCTCTATGCCTTACTTGAAGTGTGTTGACGAAGAAGAAGCCAAATACATCCTAGAAGAAATCCATGGAGGAATTTGCGGCGACCATGCTGGCCCCAGATCCCTG gtaGACGCAGCTGAGATCGTCAAGAGATGCGACAAGTGCCAGCGATATGGGAATGTGCAACGGCTTCCAGCAGAGAGATTGATGACTATAGCTTCTCCCTGGCCGTTCGCGCAATGGGGAATGGACATCGTTGGCCCGTTACCCCAAGGTAAAGGCCAG ttcgacagaCAAGGCTTCAGAGAATTCTGTTTAAACCTTGGaatcaagaatcagttctcatcCCCGGGGCATCCCCAGGCAAACGGACAGACGGAAGTGACGAACAGGACgttgctcaagattatcaaaaccAAGCTGGACGAGGCAAAAGGTGCTTGGCCAGAAGAACTATATAGTGTCCTGTGGGCTTACAGAACAACAGCCAGAACCCCGACAGGAGAGACACCCTTCAGACTCACCTATGGCACAGAAGCGGTAATCCCAGTAGAAATTGGGGTAACAAGCATCAGGCGAGGAACTTTCAATGAAGGACTCAATGACAAGGAACTACGACTCAACCTGAACTGTCTGGACGAAGTAAGAGATAACGCATCCAGGAAGATGACAAAGTATCCGAAAAAGATGGCCGAGTACAACAACAAGAGGGTTAAACTCAGGCGACTGGACATAGGAGATCTCGTTCTACGCAAGACCACTACagcaactaaagaccctacTCAAGGAAAATTGGGCCCTACATGGGAAGGGCCTTACCGCGTCATTCACTACTCAAGGCAAGGGAGTTACCACTTGGAAACCATGGACGAATAA